Part of the Oligoflexia bacterium genome is shown below.
TTGGACGCCATTCCACCTAAAACAGGAATGGCCTTTGTTATTATTTCTCATATGAACCCCACTGCCAGCAGTGAGCTTGCGCTGATTTTGTCGCGTCACACGAAAATGAAAGTTATGGTTCCTTCTGATGGGCTACCGATCCAGAGGAATCATGTCTACGTAATTCCTCCGAACGCAGATCTCCTCATGGAGAACTATACGTTCAAAGTCATCTTCCCACGCGATATAAAGAAGAAGCAGATAGATTTGTTTTTTATTTCTTTGGCAGAGGCTATGGGAGCAAATGCGATCGGCATTGTCCTGTCTGGGTATGATGGCGATGGTAGTGAGGGATGCAAGCAAATCAAAG
Proteins encoded:
- a CDS encoding chemotaxis protein CheB encodes the protein MERLRPNFIVGIGGSAGALNAYKALLDAIPPKTGMAFVIISHMNPTASSELALILSRHTKMKVMVPSDGLPIQRNHVYVIPPNADLLMENYTFKVIFPRDIKKKQIDLFFISLAEAMGANAIGIVLSGYDGDGSEGCKQIKAKQREEQPLLRTRLPK